Proteins from a genomic interval of Drosophila melanogaster chromosome 2R:
- the Or56a gene encoding odorant receptor 56a, with protein sequence MFKVKDLLLSPTTFEDPIFGTHLRYFQWYGYVASKDQNRPLLSLIRCTILTASIWLSCALMLARVFRGYENLNDGATSYATAVQYFAVSIAMFNAYVQRDKVISLLRVAHSDIQNLMHEADNREMELLVATQAYTRTITLLIWIPSVIAGLMAYSDCIYRSLFLPKSVFNVPAVRRGEEHPILLFQLFPFGELCDNFVVGYLGPWYALGLGITAIPLWHTFITCLMKYVNLKLQILNKRVEEMDITRLNSKLVIGRLTASELTFWQMQLFKEFVKEQLRIRKFVQELQYLICVPVMADFIIFSVLICFLFFALTVGVPSKMDYFFMFIYLFVMAGILWIYHWHATLIVECHDELSLAYFSCGWYNFEMPLQKMLVFMMMHAQRPMKMRALLVDLNLRTFIDIGRGAYSYFNLLRSSHLY encoded by the exons ATGTTTAAAGTTAAGGATCTGTTGCTTTCGCCGACAACTTTCGAGGATCCAATTTTTGGAACCCACCTGCGATACTTCCAATGGTACGGATATGTGGCCTCCAAGGATCAGAATAGGCCTTTGTTAAGTCTTATACGGTGCACCATTTTGACGGCATCGATTTGGCTTAGCTGTGCTTTAATGCTGGCGAGAGTGTTTCGTGGTTACGAAAACCTCAATGATGGGGCCACAAGTTACGCCACCGCAGTCCAGTATTTCGCGGTATCGATTGCCATGTTTAATGCTTACGTACAAAGAGATA AAGTAATATCCCTTTTGCGAGTTGCCCACTCGGATATCCAGAACTTGATGCACGAAGCAGATAATCGGGAGATGGAACTTTTGGTCGCCACTCAGGCTTATACACGAACCATTACCCTGTTGATCTGGATACCATCGGTTATTGCTGGCCTAATGGCCTATTCAGACTGCATCTACAGGAGTCTGTTTCTGCCGAAATCGGTTTTCAATGTGCCAGCTGTGCGACGTGGTGAGGAGCATCCCATTCTGCTATTTCAGCTGTTTCCCTTCGGAGAACTTTGCGATAACTTCGTTGTTGGATACTTGGGACCTTGGTATGCTCTGGGCCTGGGAATCACGGCTATCCCATTGTGGCACACCTTTATCACTTGCCTCATGAAGTACGTAAATCTCAAGCTGCAAATACTCAACAAGCGAGTGGAGGAGATGGAT ATTACCCGACTTAATTCCAAATTGGTAATTGGTCGCCTAACTGCCAGTGAGTTAACCTTCTGGCAAATGCAACTCTTCAAGGAATTTGTAAAGGAACAGCTGAGGATTCGAAAATTTGTCCAGGAACTACAGTATCTGATTTGCGTGCCTGTGATGGCAGATTTCATTATCTTCTCGGTTCTCATTTGCTTTCTCTTTTTTGCCTTGACAGTTGGC GTTCCAAGCAAAATGGATTACTTCTTCATGTTCATTTACCTTTTTGTGATGGCTGGTATATTGTGGATTTATCATTGGCATGCCACGTTGATTGTTGAATGT CACGATGAACTGAGCCTTGCTTACTTTTCTTGCGGATGGTACAACTTCGAAATGCCTTTGCAGAAAATGCTGGTTTTTATGATGATGCATGCCCAAAGGCCGATGAAGATGCGCGCCCTGCTGGTCGATTTGAATCTGAGGACCTTCATAGAC ATTGGCCGTGGAGCCTACAGCTACTTCAATTTGCTGCGTAGCTCCCACTTGTATTAG